One region of Amblyraja radiata isolate CabotCenter1 unplaced genomic scaffold, sAmbRad1.1.pri scaffold_926_ctg1, whole genome shotgun sequence genomic DNA includes:
- the LOC116970472 gene encoding A disintegrin and metalloproteinase with thrombospondin motifs 8-like encodes MHRQKTLVLGALFALPLFLLGHPAPLLAAPGPCLARVTPVRLNGRDLRPERAGASDRRIYRLSAFGQTFTLDLVPDSSFVAPGFSVERLRGGGGGGGGGVGGGGGGGGGEGEEEERRFRGLRRCFYSGRAPRAAVSLCGGMRGSFSAGGHHYLVEPQGAGHTVSRPHLLRRSGCPEPPGSEPVPRGSSSSGASGRHKRFVSEARYLETLVVADSSMARMYGQGLQHYLLTLMAVVAGVYRDPSVHNLLNVVVVRMLVLDSDSDGPLVSSNAGLTLRSFCAWQRRFNPHSDRHPDHFDTALLFTRQDICGHKSCDTLGVADTGTMCDPVRSCAVIEDNGLQAAYTAAHELGHELSMPHDDSKACDKLFGQMNTNHMMAPLFIRLDNTLPWSPCSAFHITEFFDNGHGDCLLDAPTQSVSLPTELPGQVYDLDAQCQQIFGEKYRHCPNTSDSDVCSQLWCRIEDKPECHTKNGSLLWGDGTPCGVDRICVDGSCLDTEIMNKKVAVQGSWGSWSPWGGCSRTCGGGVQFSFRECNEPVPQNGGKYCEGQRKRYRSCNTQDCPNINGKSFREEQCEKYNSWNYKDLVGNTVKWIPKYSGVSPRDRCKLFCHVRGRSEFNVFEPKVSITLDLTLKLKILEALQE; translated from the exons ATGCATCGTCAGAAGACCTTGGTCCTCGGAGCCCTGTTCGCCCTCCCTCTGTTCCTCCTCGGCCACCCTGCGCCGCTGCTGGCCGCGCCGGGGCCGTGCCTGGCCCGGGTCACACCCGTGCGCTTGAACGGACGGGACTTGCGGCCGGAGCGGGCCGGCGCGTCGGACCGGCGCATCTACCGCCTGAGCGCCTTCGGGCAGACGTTCACCCTGGACCTGGTGCCGGACTCGAGCTTCGTGGCCCCGGGCTTCAGCGTGGAGAGGctgcgaggaggaggaggaggtggtggaggtggagttggaggaggaggaggaggaggaggaggagagggagaggaggaggagaggaggttcCGGGGGCTGCGCCGCTGCTTCTACTCGGGCCGGGCTCCCCGGGCAGCGGTCAGTCTATGCGGGGGGATGAGAGGCTCTTTCTCCGCCGGCGGCCACCACTATCTAGTGGAGCCACAGGGCGCCGGCCACACGGTGTCCCGCCCTCACCTGCTCCGTCGGAGCGGCTGCCCAGAGCCGCCGGGCTCGGAGCCCGTTCCccggggcagcagcagcagcggtgccAGCGGTCGACACAAGAGGTTCGTGTCGGAGGCGCGGTATTTGGAGACTCTGGTGGTGGCGGACAGCTCGATGGCGCGGATGTACGGACAAGGGTTACAGCACTACCTGCTCACCCTGATGGCCGTGGTGGCCGGCGTGTACCGGGACCCGAGTGTCCACAACTTGCTCAACGTGGTGGTGGTGAGGATGCTGGTGTTGGACTCGGACAGCGACGGTCCCCTCGTATCCAGCAACGCCGGTCTCACGCTGCGCTCCTTCTGCGCCTGGCAGCGCCGCTTCAACCCGCACAGCGACCGCCACCCCGACCACTTCGACACCGCCCTGCTCTTCACCCGACAG GACATCTGTGGCCACAAGAGCTGTGACACGCTGGGAGTGGCGGACACGGGCACCATGTGTGACCCTGTCAGAAGCTGCGCCGTGATTGAAGATAATGGACTACAGGCAGCGTACACCGCCGCGCATGAACTGG GTCATGAATTGAGCATGCCACACGATGACTCAAAGGCCTGCGATAAGCTGTTTGGGCAGATGAACACAAACCACATGATGGCTCCATTGTTCATTCGACTCGACAACACCCTCCCATGGTCTCCCTGTAGTGCATTTCACATCACCGAGTTCTTCGACAATGGTCATG GAGACTGTCTGCTCGATGCCCCTACTCAATCAGTGTCACTGCCCACCGAACTGCCGGGGCAAGTTTACGACTTGGACGCACAGTGCCAGCAGATTTTCGGGGAGAAGTACAGACACTGTCCAAACACGTCGGACTCTGATGTGTGTTCCCAGTTGTGGTGCAGAATCGAGGATAAGCCCGAGTGCCACACGAAAAACGGGAGCTTGCTGTGGGGAGACGGGACACCATGTGGGGTTGACAGGATCTGTGTAGATGGCTCGTGCCTGGACACCGAGATCATGAACAAGAAG GTTGCTGTTCAGGGAAGCTGGGGTTCCTGGAGTCCATGGGGAGGATGTTCCAGAACTTGTGGCGGGGGTGTGCAGTTTTCATTCAGAGAATGCAATGAGCCAGTTCCCCAGAACGGTGGGAAATATTGCGAAGGGCAACGTAAGCGTTACCGATCCTGCAACACACAAGACTGTCCGAACATTAATG GTAAGAGCTTCAGAGAGGAGCAGTGTGAAAAGTACAACAGCTGGAATTACAAAGACTTGGTTGGCAATACGGTTAAATGGATACCCAAATACTCAGGAGTTTCCCCAAGAGATCGCTGTAAACTGTTCTGCCACGTCAGAGGGAGAAGTGAATTTAATGTCTTTGAACCCAAAGTAAGTATCACTTTAGATCTGACTCtaaaactgaaaatactggaaGCACTCCAGGAAT